The following proteins come from a genomic window of Candidatus Hydrogenedentota bacterium:
- the lsrF gene encoding 3-hydroxy-5-phosphonooxypentane-2,4-dione thiolase, with translation MTPASNNKEYGVHIPMENSGFFLKGSAHLYWGMKNRLSRIFNPESGRTVMLAFDHGYIMGPTSGLERLDLVVPPLIPYVDCLMGTRGALRTCISPETNKPLVLRCSTGATVLKELSNEIIGVTLEEALAMNAAAVTTQVCIGAEGERETLDNLAYLINEGNRYGVPTLGVTAVGKEMLRDARYLGLACRVIAELGAHFVKTYYCEPGFDTVVAACPVPIVIAGGKKLPELDALKMAYKAIDQGAMGVDMGRNIFAAEDPAAMAQAVGAVVHRFEKPEQAYALYNDLKRNT, from the coding sequence ATGACCCCCGCCAGTAACAACAAAGAATATGGCGTACACATCCCCATGGAAAATTCGGGCTTTTTCCTCAAAGGTTCCGCCCATCTCTATTGGGGCATGAAAAACCGCTTGTCTCGAATCTTTAACCCTGAATCAGGGCGAACCGTAATGCTTGCCTTTGATCATGGCTATATCATGGGACCCACATCAGGACTTGAGCGTCTTGATCTCGTCGTGCCACCGCTAATCCCGTATGTGGACTGCCTTATGGGAACTCGAGGCGCGTTGCGTACCTGTATTTCACCGGAAACAAATAAACCTTTAGTGCTCCGTTGCAGTACTGGTGCAACGGTACTCAAAGAATTGAGTAATGAGATCATAGGTGTTACCTTGGAAGAGGCACTCGCCATGAATGCTGCCGCTGTAACGACTCAGGTATGTATTGGCGCAGAAGGTGAACGTGAGACTCTCGACAATCTCGCCTATTTGATTAATGAAGGCAACCGCTACGGCGTGCCTACCCTCGGGGTCACTGCTGTGGGTAAAGAAATGCTTCGCGACGCACGATACCTCGGCTTGGCGTGCCGTGTTATTGCAGAGCTGGGCGCGCACTTCGTAAAGACCTATTATTGTGAGCCCGGTTTTGACACCGTCGTCGCTGCGTGCCCTGTTCCTATTGTTATTGCAGGCGGTAAAAAACTGCCCGAGCTTGACGCGTTAAAGATGGCGTATAAAGCCATTGATCAGGGCGCCATGGGCGTAGATATGGGGCGCAACATTTTCGCTGCCGAAGATCCCGCAGCAATGGCGCAAGCAGTGGGGGCTGTGGTGCATCGCTTTGAAAAACCGGAACAGGCCTATGCCTTGTATAATGATTTGAAAAGAAATACATAA
- the dhaL gene encoding dihydroxyacetone kinase subunit L — MVSFTTSSWIAMFRGAIDEIRGHHSLLSELDSVGGDGDHGTTMNRAMASIEKVLDAAAPQTVEKLLNDVGWAILGVDGGAIGPLLGMFFVSMAAKLQEKTPVDNLDWAAVFKAGLAGVREQTQAQPGDKTLIDALLPAVDTLAEKLMDSLSPEEALHSSAVAAAEGAEQTATMQARFGRAKHIKEKSIGSRDPGATSVALLFRGFEKGLKDHA, encoded by the coding sequence ATGGTTAGTTTTACGACATCCTCTTGGATTGCGATGTTCAGAGGCGCGATCGACGAAATTCGCGGTCATCATAGTCTTTTATCTGAATTGGATTCTGTCGGCGGTGATGGGGATCACGGTACCACGATGAACCGGGCGATGGCTTCCATTGAAAAAGTGCTCGACGCTGCTGCGCCCCAAACTGTCGAAAAATTACTGAACGATGTGGGATGGGCGATACTCGGCGTAGACGGCGGCGCTATAGGCCCGCTTCTTGGCATGTTTTTTGTCTCCATGGCAGCTAAGCTTCAGGAAAAAACACCTGTGGACAATCTGGATTGGGCGGCTGTCTTCAAAGCGGGATTAGCCGGAGTGCGTGAACAGACCCAAGCACAGCCGGGCGATAAAACCTTGATTGACGCCTTGTTGCCCGCCGTTGATACACTTGCCGAAAAACTCATGGATTCCTTGTCTCCGGAAGAAGCGCTGCACAGTTCTGCTGTTGCCGCCGCAGAAGGGGCGGAACAAACCGCGACGATGCAGGCGCGTTTTGGACGTGCTAAACATATAAAAGAAAAAAGTATTGGCAGCCGGGATCCCGGTGCCACATCGGTGGCGCTGCTGTTTCGCGGCTTTGAAAAAGGATTGAAAGACCATGCCTGA